In the genome of Raphanus sativus cultivar WK10039 chromosome 4, ASM80110v3, whole genome shotgun sequence, one region contains:
- the LOC130511281 gene encoding heat shock factor protein HSF8-like, producing the protein MQENGQAVAKEIKKLSFQKRNGRYSGVKKDQYLQIVEDRSSDQVISWSKTNNNSFIVWDLKRLRSDILLKFSSVLGRNLPEFLAKLRSHGFKPVFKGPGELEFSHDDFTRDPLMKKMMAKALSEKIERFDAQIKTLKCRLKAKKASIKVENLFQNLRI; encoded by the exons ATGCAGGAGAACGGCCAGGCTGTTGCCAAGGAGATAAAGAAGTTGAGTTTTCAAAAGAGGAATGGACGTTACAGTGGTGTAAAGAAAGACCAGTACTTGCAA ATTGTGGAGGATCGTTCGTCGGATCAGGTCATCTCGTGGAgcaaaacaaacaacaacagTTTCATCGTTTGGGACTTGAAGAGGCTTCGCAGCGACATCCTTCTCAAATTCTCCTCTGTATTGGGCAGAAACTTGCCAGAGTTTCTCGCAAAGCTTCGTTCTCACGGCTTCAAACCGGTCTTCAAGGGCCCTGGAGAATTGGAGTTCTCACATGATGATTTTACAAGAGACCctctgatgaagaagatgatggccAAAGCCTTATCTGAGAAGATTGAGAGGTTCGATGCTCAAATCAAAACCTTGAAGTGTAGACTCAAAGCCAAGAAAGCTTCCATCAAAGTTGAGAATCTCTTCCAAAACCTGCGTATCTGA
- the LOC108850653 gene encoding LOW QUALITY PROTEIN: agamous-like MADS-box protein AGL75 (The sequence of the model RefSeq protein was modified relative to this genomic sequence to represent the inferred CDS: deleted 1 base in 1 codon) has product MRPPRCSNSSHSSYSLAATSLNNRLLTIFKKAQELTTLCDIEACVIHYGPDGELRTWPENRDKVRDLALRYIQLDEAKRRKKSLNLYEFLNKNKKTTKMTNNFKKKNAEELKYPISDHYSVDQINQLIQSLELSYSTLQERRRFLAAKKQNESLNPSQLTPLPQESGLTNQELCVYDQNNNNNFQNLCVSAAQESGLHYQLMPYGGGYYDQNMFVGNNYQDPCVSSNTQDYSVFPLELQESLSNYGLNQLMPQELYGLDQNMCMGDTININNNAQDPCLSDDFCFDFQDPYSGFMVGNPSFSQDFNLDMSSSYVDENRLLQASTLPSLYLQPS; this is encoded by the exons ATGCGACCACCTCGTTGTTCCAATTCGTCtcattcttcttactcactggCTGCAACGAGTTTGAACAACAGACTCTTGACGATATTCAAGAAAGCTCAAGAGCTTACAACTCTCTGTGATATCGAAGCCTGCGTCATTCATTACGGACCTGACGGAGAGCTGAGGACATGGCCCGAGAACAGAGACAAAGTGAGAGACTTGGCTCTCCGCTACATCCAGTTAGACGAAGCCAAGAGACGCAAGAAAAGCCTCAATCTTTACGAGTTCCTCAACAAGAATAAGAAGACGACGAAGATGACCAACAATTTCAAGAAGAAGAATGCTGAGGAACTGAAGTACCCAATCTCTGATCACTACTCTGTCGATCAAATCAACCAACTCATTCAGTCCTTGGAACTAAGTTACTCTACTCTGCAAGAACGGCGTCGTTTTCTTGCGGCAAAGAAACAGAACGAATCTTTGAACCCTAGCCAGCTCACACCGTTACCACAAGAGTCTGGGTTGACAAATCAGGAGCTCTGTGTTTATGAtcagaacaacaacaacaactttcAAAATCTTTGCGTTTCAGCGGCACAAGAATCTGGGTTACATTATCAGTTGATGCCTTATGGTGGTGGTTATTATGATCAGAACATGTTTGTGGGTAACAACTATCAAGATCCTTGCGTCTCCTCAAACACACAAGATTACTCAGTGTTCCCACTAGAGCTGCAAGAATCTTTGAGTAACTACGGATTGAATCAGTTGATGCCTCAAGAGCTTTATGGCTTGGATCAAAACATGTGTATGGGTGATACTATCAACATCAACAACAACGCTCAGGATCCTTGTCTCTCAGATGACTTCTGCTTTGATTTTCAGGACCCTTATAGTGGTTTCATGGTCGGTAACCCTAGCTTCTCTCAAGAT TTTAATCTCGATATGTCTTCAAGCTATGTTGATGAGAACAGACTGCTTCAGGCATCTACTCTACCATCTCTCTACCTCCAACCTTCCTAA